One window of Hypanus sabinus isolate sHypSab1 chromosome 18, sHypSab1.hap1, whole genome shotgun sequence genomic DNA carries:
- the LOC132407291 gene encoding zinc finger protein 585A-like produces the protein MAHQRVHTGERPFTCSDCEKAFTRSSALMVHQRVHTGERPFICLDCGKGFTRSSKLLVHKSVHTGERPFTCSDCGKGFTCSSNLKVHQRVHTGERPFTCSDCGTGFTQLSSLMKHQRVHTGERPFTCSHCGKGFTQLSNLKTHQQVHTGERPFTCSDCGKGFIRSSDLMAHHRVHTRERPFTCSDCGEGFIYSSNLKVHQQVHTGERPFTCSDCGKGFTRSSILKVHQRVHTGERPFTCSDCGKGFTQSSKLKVHQRVHTGERPFTCSDCGKGFTESPTLMAHKRVHNREQPFTCSDCGKGFTCSSNLMVHQRVHTGERPFTCSDCGKGFTQLSSLMKHQRVHTGERPFTCLDCGKGFTQISNLKTHQQVHTGERPFTCSDCGKGFIRSSDLMAHQSVHTRERPFTCLYCGKGFTRSSDLMVHQRVHTGERPFICSDCGKGFTRSSILKVHQRVHTGERPFTCSDCGKGFTRSSQLKVHQRVHTGERPFTCSDCGKGFPCSSQLKVHQRVHTREQPFTCSDCGKGFIWSSQLQRHQRVHSG, from the coding sequence atggctcatcagcgagttcacactggggagaggccgttcacctgttcagactgtgagAAGGCATTCACCCGGTCATCTGCCCTAatggtacaccagcgagttcacactggggagaggccgttcatctgcttggactgtgggaagggattcacacggtCATCTAAACTACTGGTAcacaagtcagttcacactggagagaggccattcacctgctcagactgtgggaagggattcacttgctcatctaacctgaaggtacatcagcgagttcacactggagagaggccgttcacctgctccgactGTGGGacaggattcactcagttatcttcCCTaatgaaacaccagcgagttcacaccggggagcggccgttcacctgctcgcactgtgggaagggattcactcagttatctaacCTGAAgacacatcagcaagttcacactggcgagaggccattcacctgctcagactgtgggaagggattcattcggtcgtctgacctaatggctcaccatcGAGTTCACACaagggagcggccattcacctgctcggactgcgggGAGGGATTCATTTACTCATCTAAccttaaggtacatcagcaagttcacaccggcgagaggccgttcacctgctcagactgtgggaaaggattcactcggtcatctatattgaaggtacatcagcgagttcacactggcgagaggccgttcacctgctcagactgtgggaagggtttcactcagtcatctaaactgaaggtacatcagcgagttcacactggagagaggccattcacctgctcagactgtgggaagggattcactgagtcacCCACCCTAATGGCACACAAGCGAGTTCACAACAGGgagcagccgttcacctgctcggactgcgggaagggattcacttgctcatctaacctgatggtacatcagcgagttcacactggagagaggccgttcacctgctcagactgtgggaagggattcactcagttatcttcCCTaatgaaacaccagcgagttcacaccggggagcggccattcacctgcttggactgtgggaagggattcactcagataTCTAACCTGAAgacacatcagcaagttcacactggcgagaggccattcacctgctcggactgtgggaagggattcattcgatcgtctgacctaatggctcaccagtcagttcacacaagggagcggccgttcacctgcttgtactgtggtaagggattcactcggtcatctgacctaatggtacaccagcgagttcacactggggagaggccgttcatctgctcagactgtgggaagggattcactcggtcatctatactgaaggtacaccagcgagttcacactggggagaggccgttcacctgctcagattgtgggaagggattcactcggtcatctcaactgaaggtgcatcagcgagttcacactggggagaggccgttcacctgctcagactgtggaaagggattcccttgctcatctcaactgaaggtacatcagcgagttcacaccagggagcagccgtttacctgctcggactgcgggaagggattcatttggtcatctcaactacagagacaccagcgagttcacagtgggtag